In a single window of the Veillonellales bacterium genome:
- the pheA gene encoding prephenate dehydratase produces MKKRFSVIATVTLLILVCSSIAFANVSYLGPAGTYTEEATAIFFGDKETTVPVPTVPEALKLVKTGQSQYAVVPVENTIGGPVYNYLDAVINDAELVVVGEINLPIRQTLLALPGADIKGIKTIMSHPQGLAQSKDWIKANLPEAKLIEVPSTAEAAKRVAEMGDPSAAAIAASRTAAVYNLAVLASDLQYTNTNVTRFWVVTLKKNQTLGSQKATVVLQGPAQELPKVLNNLSRKGFTVISLHDRPAKTKLGEYTYVLELAGSDINVLEKALKNDSNVLQYRITGVFNAK; encoded by the coding sequence ATGAAAAAAAGATTTTCTGTCATTGCAACGGTTACTTTACTGATTCTTGTCTGCTCAAGTATTGCTTTCGCCAATGTAAGCTATTTAGGGCCGGCAGGAACTTATACCGAGGAAGCAACCGCGATCTTCTTTGGCGACAAGGAAACAACCGTCCCGGTGCCTACGGTACCTGAAGCATTAAAGCTGGTCAAAACCGGTCAGAGTCAATACGCGGTAGTGCCTGTGGAAAATACCATTGGCGGACCGGTTTATAATTACCTGGATGCGGTAATTAACGACGCGGAACTGGTGGTTGTAGGAGAAATCAATCTTCCCATCCGCCAGACCCTCCTTGCCCTGCCCGGCGCAGATATAAAAGGTATCAAAACCATCATGTCCCACCCTCAGGGTCTTGCCCAGAGCAAAGACTGGATAAAAGCCAATCTGCCTGAGGCAAAACTGATCGAAGTTCCCAGCACCGCCGAAGCAGCCAAAAGAGTGGCGGAAATGGGCGACCCTTCTGCGGCGGCCATCGCTGCCTCCCGTACCGCTGCTGTTTATAATCTGGCTGTTTTGGCCAGCGATCTGCAGTATACGAATACCAACGTTACCCGATTCTGGGTTGTCACCCTTAAAAAGAATCAAACATTAGGCAGCCAAAAAGCCACCGTAGTGCTGCAGGGACCGGCGCAGGAACTGCCGAAAGTTCTGAACAACCTGTCCCGTAAAGGATTTACGGTTATCAGTTTGCACGACCGGCCGGCAAAAACCAAATTAGGCGAGTATACCTATGTGTTGGAGTTAGCCGGCAGCGATATCAATGTACTGGAAAAAGCGCTTAAAAACGATAGCAATGTTTTACAATACAGAATAACCGGCGTATTTAACGCAAAGTAA
- a CDS encoding sodium:solute symporter family protein codes for MTNQGGSMSIPFFIVIVYILLIFIISYYAKRRSAGSSDNYVLAGRKLTTPLITVSIVGLAVGGASTIGVAEQAYKVGLSAGWYTTAWGIGAIVMGMVVAKKYRELNITTIPELLGRHYDQKGMVAGIACQIIIQLVIMSMQYIAGGSILHALMPEIFTFTAGMLTSAVVFIGITLIGGMWSASLSNLLNVSLKYIGITLATVISVKLAGGLEPIQSQLPTNIPYFSLFDGVGIVGIISWIIVLITVNLSLQSIIQISLGAKNVETARRGFIIGGLMMLPIGFVSALLGVIARTMFPDVTPALALPMTIMSLNPILAGITLAALWAADVSTACNLLLSSATLFSQDIYKKFVNPKISDARYVTVTKGAVLCLGVLTLTLAMTISGIINTLMVGLSLTAAFSVIVLFTLFAPGLCRKNAAFYTILTGVAVLILWQTVPAVHIFPHVIYLEWLACTGSFLLTYLLDSEPITASDCI; via the coding sequence ATGACAAATCAAGGAGGTTCTATGAGTATCCCTTTTTTCATTGTAATCGTATATATTCTGTTAATATTTATTATTAGTTACTATGCCAAACGGCGCTCTGCCGGCAGCTCAGACAACTATGTGCTGGCAGGCAGAAAGCTGACGACTCCCCTGATTACCGTCTCCATTGTCGGTCTTGCCGTTGGCGGGGCATCGACCATCGGCGTGGCGGAACAAGCCTACAAGGTCGGTCTTTCTGCCGGCTGGTATACAACCGCCTGGGGCATTGGGGCGATTGTTATGGGCATGGTCGTTGCTAAAAAATACCGGGAACTGAACATTACCACTATACCGGAACTCCTGGGCCGGCATTATGATCAAAAAGGCATGGTCGCCGGCATTGCCTGCCAAATTATTATTCAGCTGGTCATTATGTCGATGCAGTATATCGCCGGCGGCAGCATTCTTCACGCCTTAATGCCTGAAATCTTTACTTTTACTGCCGGTATGCTGACCAGCGCCGTTGTATTTATCGGCATTACTTTAATTGGCGGCATGTGGTCGGCCAGCCTATCCAACCTGTTAAATGTGTCCCTAAAATACATTGGCATTACCCTGGCTACCGTTATCAGTGTCAAGCTTGCCGGCGGGCTGGAGCCTATCCAGTCCCAGCTGCCGACCAACATTCCCTATTTCAGTCTGTTTGACGGCGTTGGCATCGTCGGCATTATCAGCTGGATCATCGTTCTCATCACGGTTAATTTATCGCTGCAAAGTATTATTCAGATTTCCCTGGGAGCCAAAAATGTAGAAACCGCCCGCCGCGGCTTTATCATCGGCGGACTGATGATGCTGCCTATCGGCTTTGTCAGTGCTTTACTGGGCGTCATTGCCAGAACCATGTTTCCGGATGTCACTCCGGCTCTGGCCCTGCCGATGACGATTATGTCCCTGAATCCGATTCTGGCCGGGATCACACTGGCCGCCTTATGGGCTGCCGATGTATCTACCGCCTGCAACCTGCTTCTCAGCTCGGCGACCTTGTTCTCCCAAGACATTTATAAAAAATTTGTTAACCCGAAAATCAGTGATGCCCGTTATGTTACAGTCACCAAAGGAGCCGTACTCTGTCTGGGAGTTCTCACTCTCACTCTGGCCATGACCATCAGCGGTATTATCAACACCCTGATGGTCGGTCTCAGCCTGACTGCCGCCTTCAGCGTGATTGTGCTGTTTACCCTTTTTGCCCCGGGCCTGTGCCGGAAGAATGCCGCCTTTTATACCATACTAACCGGTGTGGCGGTATTGATTCTCTGGCAGACCGTCCCGGCTGTCCATATCTTTCCTCATGTGATCTACCTGGAATGGCTGGCCTGTACCGGCAGCTTTTTACTCACCTACCTGTTGGATTCGGAACCAATAACTGCCTCAGACTGCATCTAA
- a CDS encoding amino acid ABC transporter permease gives MEKILTMIGPMLDGANITVQMFFITLVLSLPLGLIMSLARLSKYKPISFLVEIYIWLMRGTPLMLQLLFVYYALPLIPYVGIRLPDFPAAIVAFVLNYAAYFAEIFRAGVQSIERGQYEASKALGMTYLQTMRRIILPQMIKRVLPPISNETITLVKDTSLIYILAMNDLLRTARTIVQREFDMTPFFIAAIFYLGMTLVLTWIFKKLEQRYAAYDE, from the coding sequence ATGGAAAAAATACTGACCATGATCGGGCCCATGCTGGATGGGGCCAATATTACAGTACAAATGTTTTTTATCACCTTGGTGCTCTCATTGCCACTGGGCCTAATTATGTCATTGGCCCGTCTGTCGAAATACAAGCCAATAAGTTTCCTGGTTGAGATATACATCTGGTTAATGCGGGGGACGCCGCTGATGCTGCAGCTTTTATTTGTCTATTATGCTTTGCCTCTTATTCCTTATGTCGGTATTCGGCTGCCGGATTTTCCCGCCGCGATCGTTGCTTTTGTTCTTAACTATGCCGCTTATTTTGCCGAAATTTTCCGGGCCGGGGTTCAATCCATTGAGCGGGGACAATATGAAGCCAGCAAGGCGCTTGGCATGACCTATCTCCAGACCATGCGGCGCATTATTCTGCCGCAGATGATTAAGCGGGTGCTGCCGCCGATCAGCAATGAAACCATTACCCTGGTGAAGGATACTTCCCTCATCTATATTCTGGCCATGAATGATTTGCTGAGAACCGCCAGAACTATTGTACAGCGGGAGTTTGATATGACGCCGTTTTTTATTGCCGCAATCTTTTATCTGGGGATGACGCTGGTGCTTACCTGGATATTTAAGAAGCTTGAACAGCGCTATGCAGCATACGATGAGTAG
- a CDS encoding amino acid ABC transporter ATP-binding protein: MNMIRLQNIRKSFNNLEVLKGISLEVAQGEVVAIIGPSGSGKSTLLRCLNRLETIDGGTIEIEGEILAAEDDSGRCRYARESKARKICHKMGMVFQQFNLFPHMTVVDNVVEAPLIVKGIKREDILPEAEELLRKVGLFEKKDSYPSRLSGGQKQRVAIARALAMKPDIMLFDEPTSALDPELTGEVLKTMRQLAQEHMTMLVVTHEMAFAREVAQRVIFMDDGDIVEAGTPEQVFSNPQQARTQAFLNSTL; encoded by the coding sequence ATGAATATGATCCGCTTGCAAAATATTCGCAAAAGCTTTAACAACCTGGAAGTCTTGAAAGGCATCAGCCTGGAAGTTGCCCAGGGGGAAGTGGTGGCCATTATCGGGCCTTCCGGCTCCGGTAAAAGTACGCTGCTTCGCTGTCTGAACCGGCTGGAGACCATTGATGGGGGAACCATTGAAATCGAAGGAGAAATTTTGGCTGCCGAAGATGATAGCGGACGCTGCCGTTATGCCCGTGAGAGTAAGGCGCGGAAGATTTGTCATAAGATGGGGATGGTATTTCAGCAGTTTAATTTATTTCCTCACATGACGGTCGTTGATAATGTGGTGGAAGCACCGCTGATTGTGAAAGGAATCAAGCGGGAAGATATCCTGCCCGAGGCCGAAGAATTACTGCGTAAGGTCGGGCTGTTCGAAAAGAAAGACAGTTATCCTTCCCGCTTGTCCGGCGGACAGAAGCAGCGGGTGGCCATCGCCCGGGCTTTAGCCATGAAACCGGATATTATGCTGTTTGACGAACCGACGTCAGCTCTGGATCCGGAGCTGACCGGGGAAGTATTGAAAACGATGCGCCAGCTGGCTCAGGAGCATATGACCATGCTGGTGGTTACCCATGAAATGGCCTTTGCCAGGGAAGTGGCTCAGCGGGTTATTTTTATGGACGACGGGGACATTGTGGAAGCTGGCACACCGGAGCAGGTCTTCAGCAATCCGCAGCAGGCCCGTACTCAGGCGTTTTTAAACAGCACACTGTAA
- a CDS encoding amino acid ABC transporter substrate-binding protein has protein sequence VMMAGAVLAGCGSTNTKAPEQKKIVIGLDDNFPPMGFRDEKNNIVGFDVDMAKEAAKRMGIEVEFKPIDWSSKEAELNGKRVDALWNGMNITEDRKKNILFSEPYMDCKQLIFLPKSSSVKGLEDLRGKVVGIQNASTADEIIEANQNMKSSFKEVKKYGDCISAFMDLETGRVDAVITDETFGRYFMSKNPEKYIVLDKAIGEVGILGIGFRKDDQALRDKVQKALDEMKQDGTSAKISQKWFGSDIIKK, from the coding sequence TGGTCATGATGGCCGGCGCGGTTTTAGCCGGATGCGGCAGCACCAATACAAAAGCACCGGAGCAGAAAAAAATTGTAATTGGGCTGGATGATAATTTTCCGCCAATGGGTTTTCGGGATGAAAAGAACAATATTGTGGGCTTTGATGTCGACATGGCAAAAGAAGCTGCTAAAAGAATGGGCATTGAAGTAGAGTTTAAACCAATTGACTGGAGCAGCAAGGAAGCAGAGTTAAATGGCAAGCGGGTGGATGCCCTGTGGAACGGCATGAATATTACTGAAGACCGCAAGAAAAATATATTGTTTAGCGAACCTTATATGGATTGCAAGCAGTTGATTTTCTTGCCGAAAAGTTCCAGCGTCAAAGGCTTGGAAGACTTAAGAGGCAAAGTGGTGGGTATTCAAAATGCCAGTACGGCGGATGAAATCATTGAAGCTAATCAGAATATGAAATCTTCCTTTAAAGAAGTAAAAAAATATGGGGACTGTATTTCTGCTTTCATGGATCTGGAAACCGGTCGTGTGGATGCGGTAATAACGGATGAAACTTTTGGCCGGTACTTTATGTCCAAGAATCCTGAAAAATACATTGTCCTGGATAAAGCCATCGGTGAAGTCGGCATTCTGGGCATCGGATTCAGGAAAGATGATCAGGCTTTGCGGGATAAAGTGCAGAAAGCACTGGATGAAATGAAGCAGGACGGCACATCAGCCAAAATTTCGCAAAAATGGTTTGGCTCCGATATCATTAAAAAATAA
- a CDS encoding response regulator, with translation MKILLIEDSKFSQKVAAKMLSQVFPDAELILADNGVTGYERFQQIRPDVIVTDLLMPRMSGQELIKKIRQSDSYVLIFALTADVQQSTQEGLVQYHIAAFINKPLNQEKLALVQAIVEKRFHDA, from the coding sequence TTGAAAATCTTACTGATAGAGGATTCTAAATTTTCTCAGAAGGTTGCTGCCAAGATGCTTTCCCAAGTATTTCCTGATGCCGAACTGATTTTGGCCGATAATGGTGTGACTGGCTACGAACGCTTTCAGCAGATACGGCCGGATGTGATTGTAACTGATTTATTAATGCCCCGGATGAGCGGACAGGAATTGATCAAAAAAATTCGTCAAAGCGATTCGTATGTTCTTATTTTTGCCTTGACGGCTGATGTCCAGCAATCAACCCAAGAAGGGTTAGTACAGTATCATATTGCCGCCTTTATCAACAAACCCCTGAATCAGGAGAAGCTGGCTTTGGTGCAAGCCATAGTGGAGAAACGATTCCATGATGCTTAG
- a CDS encoding diguanylate cyclase, producing MNSLFNCLLDSLAQGILLVDKEYRVVIWNGWLERVTGLTKAEVIGEKVSSVCPCFAELKFRRILMDTLVHGQNCFFAGILHHAFVFPRDGGASQKAKRQNMQIESFFYQGEPFALIQITDITGQCRRVRCLQTLIKELESDIQTVKKAEASARHSALHDPLTGLCNRNLFYDHLEYAINQTKRDRHCFAAVLFIDLDSFKNVNDTYGHIIGDELLKKVAKRLKECLRQTDVVARFAGDEFVILLPKLRRFYAANFVGEKIRRSFDQAFEIEGISISITASIGISLYPVDAGDVEGMLKKADQAMYAVKTLGKNNYRLYNDRA from the coding sequence ATGAATTCACTGTTTAATTGTCTTTTGGACAGCTTGGCTCAGGGAATACTGCTTGTGGACAAAGAGTATCGGGTAGTTATTTGGAACGGGTGGCTGGAGCGGGTGACAGGGCTGACCAAAGCGGAAGTAATCGGTGAGAAAGTGTCATCAGTCTGTCCCTGCTTTGCCGAGCTGAAGTTCAGACGAATCTTAATGGATACCCTTGTTCACGGTCAAAATTGCTTTTTTGCGGGAATTCTGCACCATGCTTTTGTGTTTCCCCGGGATGGAGGAGCTTCGCAAAAAGCAAAACGGCAAAACATGCAAATTGAGTCATTTTTTTATCAGGGAGAACCCTTCGCGTTAATTCAGATTACCGATATTACCGGCCAATGTCGGCGGGTTCGCTGTCTGCAGACATTGATCAAAGAACTGGAAAGCGATATTCAGACTGTAAAAAAAGCCGAAGCAAGCGCCAGACACAGTGCGCTGCATGATCCATTGACAGGACTCTGCAACCGGAACTTATTTTATGATCATTTGGAATATGCCATCAATCAGACAAAACGGGACAGGCACTGCTTTGCGGCGGTATTATTTATTGATCTGGATAGTTTTAAAAACGTCAATGATACGTATGGACATATTATCGGCGACGAATTGCTGAAAAAAGTGGCGAAACGGCTGAAAGAGTGCCTTCGGCAGACGGATGTCGTCGCCCGGTTTGCCGGCGACGAATTTGTTATACTGCTGCCTAAGCTTCGTCGTTTCTATGCGGCCAATTTTGTCGGTGAAAAAATCCGGCGGTCGTTTGATCAGGCGTTTGAGATAGAAGGTATCAGCATCAGCATTACCGCCAGTATTGGCATCAGCCTTTATCCGGTGGATGCCGGCGATGTGGAGGGTATGCTGAAAAAAGCGGATCAGGCCATGTACGCCGTCAAAACCCTTGGTAAAAATAATTACCGGCTTTATAATGACAGGGCTTAG
- a CDS encoding Sir2 family NAD-dependent protein deacetylase, whose product MEVVRLCELLMNSKNAIAFTGAGMSTESGIPDFRSPGTGLWEKLDPGLLHIDVLRSDPETYYKNFKLFAAMGQGHQPNAGHYALAKLEEMGLIKKVVTQNVDSFHTLAGSKNVLEVHGHLRECSCMKCGKVYPYKILADYLQRDEYRPLSPCCHQLLRSAVVNFGDSLPDEFYTFMTNELPKVDFCLVLGTSLAVYPAAQIPEYVNRVAIVNKTATAQDGKAELVIHASIGSTLESLVEEVVKRRFPV is encoded by the coding sequence ATGGAAGTTGTCAGGTTGTGCGAATTATTAATGAACAGTAAAAACGCAATTGCTTTTACCGGGGCGGGGATGAGTACCGAATCGGGGATACCCGACTTTCGCAGTCCCGGTACCGGGCTGTGGGAAAAGCTGGATCCGGGACTGCTGCATATTGATGTTCTGCGATCGGATCCGGAAACCTATTATAAAAACTTTAAGCTGTTTGCAGCCATGGGACAGGGCCACCAACCCAATGCCGGTCACTATGCCCTGGCTAAGCTGGAAGAAATGGGATTAATAAAAAAAGTCGTTACCCAAAATGTGGATTCGTTTCATACTTTGGCCGGCAGCAAAAATGTGCTGGAAGTTCATGGCCATTTGCGGGAATGTTCCTGTATGAAGTGCGGCAAGGTGTATCCTTATAAAATTCTGGCTGATTATTTGCAGCGAGATGAATATCGTCCGTTATCGCCCTGCTGTCACCAACTGCTGCGTTCGGCAGTTGTCAATTTTGGCGATTCTCTGCCCGATGAATTTTACACTTTTATGACCAACGAATTGCCGAAAGTCGATTTTTGCCTGGTTCTCGGCACCAGTCTGGCGGTTTATCCGGCTGCTCAGATACCGGAGTATGTCAACAGGGTTGCCATTGTCAACAAGACGGCGACAGCACAGGACGGTAAGGCGGAGCTGGTGATTCATGCTTCCATAGGCAGTACCCTGGAATCTTTGGTAGAAGAAGTGGTGAAACGCCGCTTTCCGGTGTAA